A stretch of the Vagococcus xieshaowenii genome encodes the following:
- the parE gene encoding DNA topoisomerase IV subunit B, whose protein sequence is MVKKVNNEYNDSSIQVLEGLDAVRKRPGMYIGSNDSKGLHHLVYEIVDNSVDEALAGHGSEINVTIFEDGSIGVEDFGRGMPIGMHQSGVPTVQVIFTVLHAGGKFGQNGGYKTSGGLHGVGASVVNALSKWLIVRTVREGVEYEQRFINGGKPDGTLKKTGKPTKKKNGTFIQFLPDKDIFTTTNFSFQTLAERLRESAFLLKGFKITIRDERPSEAVEEIFHYEEGIKEFVGYLNEEKDDLTPVVYFSGEKDDIEMEFSFQYNDGYSENVLSFVNNVRTKDGGSHETGMRTALTKSFNDYARKVGLLKEKDKNLDGTDIREGLTAIISVRISESILQFESQTKVKLVTVPARTAVETLISEHLGFYLQENNDISQMLIRKALKAREAREAARKAREDSRNGKKKKKRDSLLSGKLTPAQSKNPKRNELYLVEGDSAGGSAKQGRDRKFQAILPLRGKVLNTEKAKLEDILKNEEINTMIYTIGAGYGSEFALEDCNYDKVIIMTDADTDGAHIQTLLLTFFYRFMTPLVEAGKVYIAMPPLYKVTKGSGKKGVLEYAWTDDELERITQKLGKGYMLQRYKGLGEMNADQLWETTMNPETRTLIRVTLEEEDGESGSNEKIVSTLMGDKVDKRRHWIENNVAFTLEDEGNLLDDDPTDDSEHEEMVEEILEQQQDLKEDEVFKEIDLFADL, encoded by the coding sequence ATGGTAAAAAAAGTTAATAATGAATATAACGATTCATCTATCCAGGTACTTGAAGGTCTTGACGCGGTTAGAAAGCGTCCAGGTATGTACATTGGATCAAATGATAGTAAAGGGTTGCATCATTTAGTATATGAAATTGTGGATAATTCAGTCGATGAAGCGTTAGCAGGTCATGGATCTGAAATTAATGTCACTATTTTTGAAGATGGAAGTATTGGTGTGGAAGACTTTGGTCGCGGAATGCCGATTGGTATGCATCAATCAGGTGTACCAACAGTACAAGTTATCTTTACCGTCTTACATGCAGGAGGTAAATTTGGTCAAAATGGTGGCTACAAAACATCTGGTGGCTTACATGGTGTAGGTGCCAGTGTGGTTAATGCGTTATCAAAGTGGCTAATTGTACGCACCGTGCGAGAGGGTGTTGAATATGAACAACGTTTTATCAATGGTGGAAAACCTGATGGAACACTAAAAAAAACAGGGAAGCCTACAAAAAAGAAAAACGGTACGTTTATCCAGTTTTTACCAGATAAGGATATATTTACAACTACTAACTTCTCTTTTCAAACACTTGCAGAACGTTTACGTGAATCGGCCTTTCTATTAAAAGGCTTTAAAATAACTATCCGAGATGAACGTCCATCTGAAGCAGTAGAAGAAATCTTCCACTATGAGGAAGGAATTAAAGAGTTCGTTGGGTATTTGAATGAAGAAAAAGATGACTTAACACCTGTTGTTTATTTTTCAGGTGAAAAAGATGATATTGAGATGGAGTTTTCTTTTCAGTACAATGATGGTTATTCAGAAAATGTTTTATCTTTTGTAAATAATGTTCGTACTAAAGATGGCGGTTCTCATGAAACAGGCATGCGTACAGCTTTAACGAAGAGTTTCAATGATTACGCAAGAAAAGTTGGTTTATTAAAAGAAAAAGATAAAAATCTTGATGGGACAGATATAAGAGAAGGGTTAACTGCGATTATTTCTGTGCGTATTTCCGAAAGTATTTTGCAATTTGAGAGTCAAACGAAAGTGAAATTAGTAACCGTTCCGGCTAGAACAGCTGTTGAAACACTTATTTCTGAACATTTAGGCTTTTATTTACAAGAAAATAATGACATCAGTCAGATGCTAATACGTAAAGCTTTGAAAGCTAGAGAAGCCCGAGAAGCGGCACGGAAAGCACGCGAAGATAGTCGTAATGGGAAAAAGAAAAAGAAACGTGACTCTTTACTTTCAGGCAAACTAACCCCAGCTCAAAGTAAAAACCCTAAAAGAAACGAGCTTTATTTAGTCGAGGGTGATTCTGCCGGAGGTTCGGCTAAACAGGGGCGTGATCGTAAATTCCAAGCCATCTTGCCGTTGCGTGGTAAGGTGTTAAATACAGAAAAAGCGAAGCTAGAAGATATCTTGAAGAATGAAGAAATCAATACCATGATCTATACAATTGGTGCTGGTTATGGTTCAGAGTTTGCACTTGAAGATTGTAATTATGACAAAGTTATTATTATGACCGATGCGGATACAGATGGTGCACATATTCAAACCTTGCTATTAACGTTCTTTTACCGCTTTATGACACCACTTGTTGAAGCTGGAAAAGTTTATATTGCGATGCCACCGTTATACAAAGTGACCAAAGGATCTGGTAAAAAAGGAGTACTTGAATACGCTTGGACTGATGATGAATTGGAAAGAATCACTCAGAAATTAGGGAAAGGCTATATGCTCCAACGATACAAAGGACTAGGTGAAATGAACGCCGACCAGTTATGGGAGACAACAATGAACCCAGAAACACGTACGTTAATTCGTGTGACGCTTGAAGAAGAAGATGGTGAATCGGGAAGTAATGAAAAAATTGTATCGACCTTAATGGGAGACAAAGTAGATAAACGTCGTCACTGGATTGAAAATAATGTGGCCTTTACGCTTGAAGATGAGGGCAATTTATTAGACGATGACCCAACGGATGATAGTGAGCATGAAGAAATGGTCGAAGAAATATTAGAACAACAACAAGACCTAAAAGAAGACGAAGTGTTTAAAGAAATAGATTTATTTGCAGATTTATAA
- the parC gene encoding DNA topoisomerase IV subunit A, producing MQHRNDIQEIPLKDVMGDRFGRYSKYIIQERALPDIRDGLKPVQRRILFAMNEDGNTHEKAFRKSAKGVGNIMGNYHPHGDSSIYDAMVRMSQDWKLRETLIEMHGNNGSMDGDPPAAMRYTEARLSKLSSEMLADIEKETVDLVWNFDDTEKEPTVLPARYPNLLVNGSTGISAGYATEIPTHNLGEIIEGTIHLIDHPNATLEKLMTFIPGPDFPTGGILQGTEEIKKAYTKGKGRVVLRSKTAIKPMKAGREQIVISEVPYEVNKANLVKKIDEIRLMKKIDGIAEVRDETDRTGLQIVIDLKKDANAQGILNYLFKNTDLQVNYNFNMVAIDEQRPKQVGLIRILQAYIDHRRDVIQRRSRFELNRSLKRQHIVEGLMKALSILDQVIATIRKSKDKKDAKQNLVKAFDFTEAQAEAIVSLQLYRLTNTDITALEKEANELADNITFLNSILGNDKELMKLMKKELREVKKQYESPRRTFIQQEIEELVVNTEVLVTQEDVMVTVSKEGYIKRSSLRSFSASSADEIGLKETDYLVFAEQLHTLQHLLLITNKGNMIYRPVHELADIRWKDVGEHLSQTITNFEKDEQIISVYTYNQIEENKLFVLISKNGMIKQTAMKEFAAWGRYKSKATVCMKLKGDDEVVNAYLVDEGQPLDVFLVSYRGFGLRFPLSEVNIVGAKAAGVISMNLKDEDQVVNGLLVWSEGDTPITIVTQRGAVKRMLAQEINALSRAKRGIMVLRELKNHAHRVMKVVESTESTTLDVITDKGNTYSLDAKSYPINDRMSNGSFLFDEKQEGAVVRVYQEAIPYVNDQGN from the coding sequence GTGCAACATCGAAATGATATTCAAGAGATACCTCTGAAAGATGTCATGGGAGATCGCTTTGGGCGTTATTCTAAGTACATTATTCAAGAACGTGCCTTACCGGATATTCGTGACGGGTTAAAACCGGTTCAACGTCGTATTTTATTTGCGATGAATGAAGATGGCAACACACATGAAAAAGCGTTTAGAAAATCTGCAAAAGGTGTCGGTAATATCATGGGTAATTATCATCCCCATGGAGACAGCAGTATATATGATGCAATGGTTCGCATGAGCCAAGATTGGAAACTACGCGAAACATTAATTGAAATGCACGGTAATAACGGTAGTATGGATGGTGATCCACCTGCTGCCATGCGTTATACTGAAGCACGTTTATCAAAATTAAGCAGTGAAATGTTAGCAGATATTGAAAAAGAAACCGTTGATTTAGTGTGGAACTTTGATGATACTGAAAAGGAACCCACCGTTCTACCTGCTCGCTACCCAAATCTCTTAGTGAATGGTTCAACAGGTATTTCGGCAGGTTATGCAACGGAAATTCCTACACATAATTTAGGGGAAATCATTGAAGGAACTATTCATTTGATTGATCATCCTAATGCAACATTAGAAAAATTGATGACCTTTATCCCTGGTCCAGATTTTCCGACTGGGGGAATTTTACAAGGGACAGAGGAAATAAAAAAAGCCTATACTAAAGGTAAAGGACGCGTTGTATTACGTTCGAAAACAGCGATTAAACCTATGAAAGCAGGTCGCGAACAAATTGTTATTTCTGAAGTTCCGTACGAAGTAAATAAGGCGAATCTTGTGAAGAAGATTGATGAAATTCGTTTGATGAAGAAAATTGATGGTATTGCAGAAGTTCGAGATGAAACAGACCGTACGGGTTTACAAATTGTCATCGATTTAAAGAAAGACGCTAATGCACAAGGTATTTTAAATTATTTATTTAAGAATACTGATTTACAAGTGAACTACAACTTTAATATGGTGGCAATTGATGAGCAACGTCCGAAACAAGTTGGTTTAATTCGTATTTTACAAGCGTATATTGACCATCGTCGTGATGTTATTCAACGTAGAAGTCGTTTTGAATTGAATCGTTCCTTGAAACGTCAACATATCGTAGAAGGCTTAATGAAAGCATTGTCGATTTTAGATCAAGTAATTGCGACGATTCGTAAGAGTAAAGACAAAAAAGATGCAAAACAAAATTTAGTGAAAGCATTTGATTTTACTGAAGCGCAAGCAGAAGCGATTGTATCACTACAACTTTATCGCTTAACCAATACGGATATTACCGCTCTTGAAAAAGAAGCTAACGAACTAGCTGATAATATTACATTCTTAAATTCTATTTTAGGAAACGACAAAGAATTAATGAAGTTAATGAAAAAAGAATTAAGAGAAGTGAAGAAGCAATACGAATCGCCACGTAGAACGTTTATTCAACAAGAGATTGAAGAACTTGTCGTTAATACAGAGGTCTTGGTAACACAAGAAGACGTGATGGTGACTGTTTCGAAAGAAGGTTACATTAAACGTAGTAGCTTACGCTCATTTAGTGCCTCTTCGGCCGATGAAATTGGCTTGAAGGAAACGGATTATTTAGTGTTTGCAGAGCAATTACATACGTTGCAACACTTGCTTCTAATTACGAATAAAGGGAACATGATTTATCGCCCAGTCCATGAGTTAGCAGATATCAGATGGAAAGATGTTGGTGAACATTTATCTCAAACTATTACTAATTTTGAAAAAGATGAACAAATTATTTCGGTCTATACTTATAATCAGATAGAGGAAAACAAATTATTTGTGCTGATTTCTAAGAATGGTATGATTAAACAAACAGCGATGAAAGAATTTGCAGCTTGGGGAAGATACAAGAGTAAAGCCACAGTTTGTATGAAATTAAAGGGCGATGATGAAGTTGTCAATGCTTATTTAGTAGATGAAGGACAACCGTTAGATGTTTTCTTAGTAAGCTATCGAGGATTTGGTTTGAGATTTCCATTAAGTGAAGTTAATATTGTGGGGGCTAAAGCAGCAGGCGTCATTTCAATGAATCTTAAAGATGAAGATCAAGTTGTTAATGGTTTACTTGTTTGGTCTGAAGGAGACACACCTATTACGATTGTGACTCAACGAGGTGCAGTCAAACGAATGCTAGCCCAAGAAATTAACGCGTTAAGTCGTGCTAAACGAGGGATTATGGTTTTAAGAGAATTGAAGAACCATGCACATCGAGTAATGAAAGTAGTTGAATCAACAGAGTCTACAACATTAGACGTTATAACAGATAAAGGCAATACGTATTCTTTAGACGCTAAGTCTTATCCGATTAATGATAGAATGTCAAATGGTTCGTTCCTATTTGATGAGAAACAAGAGGGTGCCGTTGTGCGTGTCTATCAAGAAGCTATTCCTTATGTCAATGATCAAGGGAATTAA
- a CDS encoding HdeD family acid-resistance protein: MNETKKFNWGYLIIGVLFLVVSFMSLNNPETNLLAIVMYVGFGAVAKGCFELFNRKTIPSLTGVGTNLPIWVGIIDIVIGCLMLFNLGISLAILPYVFACWFLVDSIHDLLFANVYKDINPPMYWFSIISNILGIILGILLLFNPITSAFTLAFLVGAYFMITGVTYIVAAFR, encoded by the coding sequence ATGAATGAAACAAAAAAATTTAATTGGGGCTATTTAATTATTGGGGTACTTTTTTTAGTGGTTTCCTTTATGTCGCTAAACAATCCAGAAACTAATTTGTTAGCAATCGTAATGTATGTTGGTTTTGGGGCTGTTGCTAAGGGTTGTTTTGAATTGTTTAATCGTAAGACTATACCTTCTTTAACGGGTGTGGGAACTAATTTACCAATTTGGGTTGGTATAATAGATATTGTGATAGGTTGCTTGATGTTATTTAATCTTGGTATAAGTTTAGCCATATTACCATATGTTTTTGCATGTTGGTTTTTAGTAGATTCAATCCATGATTTACTTTTTGCTAATGTATATAAAGACATTAATCCACCAATGTATTGGTTTAGTATTATATCAAATATTTTAGGTATTATTTTAGGTATCTTATTATTGTTTAATCCTATCACTTCAGCATTTACTCTTGCATTTTTAGTCGGAGCTTACTTCATGATTACAGGAGTAACGTATATTGTAGCGGCATTTAGATAA
- a CDS encoding putative DNA-binding protein produces MDIEKTNRMNALFEFYSTLLTEKQMNYIELYYADDFSLGEIAEEFDVSRQAVYDNIKRTEKILEKYEKNLHLYSNYIVRKELLEKIKDKVNTNYPEDTELNEIIKQIQEIED; encoded by the coding sequence ATGGATATAGAAAAAACAAATCGTATGAATGCCTTATTTGAATTCTATTCAACCCTTTTGACTGAGAAACAAATGAATTATATTGAACTTTATTATGCAGATGATTTTTCATTAGGTGAAATTGCTGAAGAATTTGATGTTAGTCGCCAAGCTGTTTATGATAATATCAAGCGAACAGAGAAGATTCTCGAAAAATATGAAAAGAATTTACACTTATATTCTAACTATATAGTTAGAAAAGAACTGTTAGAAAAAATCAAAGATAAAGTGAACACAAATTATCCGGAAGATACTGAGTTAAATGAAATAATAAAACAAATTCAAGAAATAGAAGATTAA
- the ffh gene encoding signal recognition particle protein — protein sequence MAFESLTERLQGAMKKLRRKGKITEADVKEMMREIRLALLEADVNFKVVKDFTKRVSERAVGEEVLDTLTSAQQIVKIVDEELTATLGGETVPLNKSPKIPTIVMMSGLQGAGKTTFVGKLAGQLKKQDNARPLLIAGDVYRPAAIEQLKVIGEQLDIPVFEMGTEVSPVEIVRQGLALAEQQKNDYVFIDTAGRLHIDDVLMNELKEIKALANPDEILLVVDAMTGQDAVNVAESFNEQLDITGVVVTKLDGDTRGGAALSIRAVTGKPIKFAGTGEKLTDLEVFHPDRMSSRILGMGDLLTLIEKAQADFDEQKAEELALKMKENSFDFNDFIEQLDQVMGMGPIEDLLKMIPGMSEVPGLDQFKVDPKDVARKRAIVMSMTPAERENPELLNPSRRRRIAAGSGNSVVEVNRMIKQFNESKKMMQQMTNGNMPAGMDQMFGSGIKGKMGKMAFNSMARKQQNAKKKALKKAKKKKK from the coding sequence ATGGCTTTTGAAAGTTTAACAGAGCGTTTGCAAGGAGCAATGAAAAAATTACGTCGTAAAGGAAAGATTACTGAAGCTGACGTAAAAGAAATGATGCGCGAGATTCGTTTAGCATTATTAGAAGCCGACGTAAACTTTAAAGTAGTAAAAGACTTTACAAAGCGTGTCAGTGAACGAGCAGTGGGGGAAGAAGTATTAGATACCTTAACATCTGCACAACAAATTGTCAAAATCGTTGATGAAGAGCTAACCGCTACTTTAGGTGGAGAAACAGTCCCACTTAATAAATCACCTAAAATACCAACGATTGTCATGATGTCAGGTCTTCAAGGGGCAGGTAAAACAACGTTTGTAGGTAAATTGGCTGGACAATTAAAAAAACAAGATAACGCTCGTCCGTTATTAATTGCTGGTGACGTATACCGTCCAGCGGCGATCGAACAACTAAAAGTAATCGGTGAACAATTAGATATTCCTGTCTTTGAAATGGGAACAGAGGTTAGCCCTGTTGAAATCGTTAGACAAGGTTTAGCTTTAGCTGAGCAACAAAAAAATGATTACGTCTTTATTGATACAGCAGGTCGTTTACATATTGACGATGTTTTGATGAATGAATTGAAAGAAATCAAAGCATTAGCTAATCCAGATGAAATTTTATTAGTTGTTGATGCAATGACGGGACAAGATGCTGTTAATGTAGCAGAAAGCTTCAATGAGCAACTAGATATCACTGGGGTAGTAGTAACAAAATTAGATGGTGATACACGTGGTGGTGCAGCGTTATCTATTCGTGCTGTCACAGGTAAACCAATCAAATTTGCCGGAACTGGTGAAAAATTAACAGACTTAGAAGTTTTCCATCCAGATCGTATGTCAAGTCGTATCTTGGGTATGGGTGATTTGCTAACGTTAATTGAAAAGGCACAAGCTGATTTTGATGAGCAAAAAGCTGAAGAATTAGCCTTAAAAATGAAAGAAAATTCATTTGATTTCAATGATTTTATCGAACAATTAGATCAAGTAATGGGTATGGGACCTATTGAAGATTTACTAAAAATGATTCCAGGAATGAGTGAAGTACCAGGTTTAGATCAATTTAAAGTGGATCCTAAAGATGTGGCGCGTAAACGTGCGATTGTTATGTCAATGACACCTGCAGAACGCGAGAATCCTGAGTTACTAAACCCAAGCCGTCGTCGTCGTATTGCTGCGGGTTCAGGTAATAGTGTCGTTGAAGTCAATCGTATGATTAAACAATTCAATGAAAGCAAAAAAATGATGCAACAAATGACAAATGGCAATATGCCTGCTGGTATGGATCAAATGTTTGGTTCAGGTATTAAAGGTAAAATGGGTAAAATGGCCTTCAACTCAATGGCCCGTAAACAACAAAATGCCAAGAAAAAAGCATTGAAAAAAGCAAAGAAAAAGAAAAAATAA
- the rpsP gene encoding 30S ribosomal protein S16 → MAVKIRLKRMGSKRNPFYRIVVADSRSPRDGRFIEVVGTYAPTKNPAEVTIKEDLVLDWLSKGAQPSDTVRNILSKEGVMKKHHEAKFTK, encoded by the coding sequence ATGGCAGTTAAAATTCGTTTAAAACGTATGGGTTCTAAAAGAAACCCATTTTATCGTATTGTAGTAGCAGATTCTCGTTCTCCACGTGATGGACGTTTCATCGAGGTAGTAGGAACTTACGCTCCAACTAAAAACCCTGCTGAAGTAACAATCAAAGAAGACTTAGTTTTAGACTGGTTATCTAAAGGTGCGCAACCTTCAGATACAGTTCGTAACATCCTTTCTAAAGAAGGCGTTATGAAAAAACATCACGAAGCTAAATTCACTAAATAA
- a CDS encoding MarR family winged helix-turn-helix transcriptional regulator, translating to MSDEQDAKQISSFIRIFSNYLNTIEKKMSNEQLTFNEIKVMLELYESENLTARDIEERLDLDKSYMSRILKNLADLEFIEKEQSFEDKRLFYLSLTPKGREAAKQLYYQYLDVLEEDIEILTSPYKGKLIDAMKMIESHYQKEEE from the coding sequence ATGTCAGATGAGCAAGATGCTAAACAAATCAGCTCGTTTATCCGTATTTTCTCAAATTATTTAAATACGATAGAAAAGAAAATGTCTAATGAACAATTGACGTTTAACGAGATAAAAGTAATGTTAGAGCTTTATGAATCAGAAAATCTAACAGCACGAGATATTGAAGAACGATTAGATTTAGATAAGAGCTATATGAGTCGTATTCTAAAAAATTTAGCAGATTTAGAATTTATTGAAAAAGAGCAATCATTTGAAGACAAACGTTTGTTTTATTTATCATTGACACCTAAAGGTAGAGAAGCTGCAAAACAATTATATTATCAGTACTTGGATGTACTGGAAGAAGACATTGAAATTTTAACAAGCCCGTACAAAGGCAAGTTAATTGATGCTATGAAGATGATTGAATCTCATTATCAAAAAGAAGAAGAGTAA
- the ypfJ gene encoding KPN_02809 family neutral zinc metallopeptidase, whose amino-acid sequence MIFKGGKKSTNIEDRTSSGGGMTKLAAGGGIGAILIALISFFFTGNLGSLVDVFTSGIQPASYETVNVDSQEYNEQKEFAAVVFAHLEDYWNEAYPASKGKYTEPQLVLFSGSVNSACGTATAQVGPFYCPGDQKVYLDLSFGDELAQRYGAKGDYAMAYVLAHEVGHHIQQQLGITDQLNYVRQRVSEKDYNKYSVQLELQADYFAGAFTKYLSGKTFEGQPILEMGDVEEAIEAAHAIGDDTLQKQAQGYAVPDSFTHGTSAQRMEWFKRGYTYGDLENGNTFKAAGFTNIKY is encoded by the coding sequence ATGATTTTTAAGGGTGGAAAGAAAAGTACAAATATTGAAGATAGAACAAGTAGTGGCGGTGGAATGACGAAGTTAGCTGCTGGTGGTGGAATCGGAGCAATTTTAATAGCATTGATTTCATTTTTCTTTACTGGTAATTTGGGGAGTTTGGTTGATGTCTTTACTTCAGGTATTCAGCCTGCAAGTTATGAAACGGTTAATGTAGATAGTCAAGAATACAACGAACAAAAAGAGTTCGCTGCTGTTGTGTTTGCTCATCTAGAAGATTACTGGAATGAAGCCTATCCAGCGTCTAAAGGGAAATACACAGAACCACAATTAGTGTTGTTCTCTGGAAGTGTTAATTCTGCATGTGGGACAGCTACTGCACAAGTAGGACCTTTCTACTGTCCAGGAGATCAAAAGGTATATCTTGACCTTAGTTTTGGTGACGAATTAGCTCAGCGCTATGGTGCAAAAGGAGATTATGCCATGGCTTATGTATTAGCTCATGAAGTTGGACATCATATTCAACAACAACTAGGTATCACGGATCAATTAAACTATGTCCGTCAACGTGTATCTGAAAAAGATTACAATAAATACAGTGTTCAGTTAGAATTACAGGCAGATTACTTTGCGGGTGCATTTACTAAATATTTGAGTGGCAAAACGTTTGAAGGACAGCCGATTTTAGAAATGGGTGATGTTGAAGAAGCCATTGAAGCTGCTCACGCTATTGGCGATGATACATTACAAAAACAAGCACAAGGCTATGCTGTTCCTGATAGTTTTACTCATGGAACATCTGCCCAACGTATGGAATGGTTCAAACGTGGGTACACATATGGTGATTTAGAAAATGGTAACACGTTTAAAGCAGCTGGTTTTACTAATATTAAATATTAA
- the tyrS gene encoding tyrosine--tRNA ligase, which yields MNIIDELTWRDAINQQTDAEGLRDYVENNKISLYCGVDPTGDSMHIGHLIPFMMLKRFQMFGHHPYILIGGATGSIGDPSGRTSERQLQTMEQVQHNVTKLTHQMEKLFFSKDNEQDLTLVNNYDWTSNLTLLDFLRDYGKNFNVNTMLAKDIVASRLETGISFTEFTYQILQSMDFLHLHQNHNVSLQVGGADQWGNITAGLELIRKQVGPEAKAFGLTIPLMLKADGTKFGKTAGGAVWLDPEKTSPYEFYQFWLNQDDRDVVKYLKFFTFLTKEEIESLAVKVETEPHRREAQKTLAKEMTLFVHGEEALNDALTITDALFSGDVKQLSARQIEEGFKNMPTASIGKEDMNIIDWLIATKIEPSKRQAREDVTNGAISINGEKVRDVEFIISKENSFEEKFIIVRKGKKKYTLIKLV from the coding sequence ATGAATATTATTGATGAACTAACATGGCGAGATGCCATTAACCAACAAACAGATGCTGAAGGATTAAGAGACTATGTAGAAAACAATAAAATCTCTTTATATTGTGGCGTTGACCCAACAGGAGATAGTATGCATATTGGTCACCTTATCCCTTTTATGATGCTAAAAAGATTCCAAATGTTCGGTCATCATCCTTATATTTTAATTGGTGGTGCTACTGGTTCAATTGGTGATCCAAGCGGACGTACAAGTGAACGTCAATTACAGACAATGGAACAAGTTCAGCATAATGTCACTAAATTGACCCATCAAATGGAAAAACTATTTTTTAGTAAAGATAACGAACAAGATTTAACATTAGTCAACAACTATGACTGGACAAGTAATTTAACACTTTTAGACTTTTTACGTGACTATGGTAAGAACTTTAATGTCAATACAATGTTAGCAAAAGACATCGTCGCAAGTCGTCTAGAAACAGGTATTTCATTCACTGAATTTACTTACCAAATTCTACAATCTATGGACTTTTTACACTTACACCAAAACCATAACGTTAGTTTACAAGTTGGAGGCGCTGATCAGTGGGGAAATATTACTGCTGGTTTAGAATTGATTCGCAAACAAGTAGGACCTGAAGCAAAAGCATTTGGTCTAACTATCCCCCTAATGTTAAAAGCTGACGGAACGAAGTTTGGTAAAACAGCCGGTGGTGCAGTCTGGTTAGATCCAGAAAAAACTTCACCTTACGAATTTTACCAATTTTGGTTAAATCAAGATGACCGTGACGTAGTAAAATACTTGAAATTCTTCACGTTCTTAACTAAAGAAGAAATAGAAAGCTTAGCTGTAAAAGTTGAAACAGAGCCGCACAGACGTGAAGCCCAAAAAACATTAGCTAAAGAAATGACATTATTTGTTCATGGTGAAGAGGCATTAAATGATGCGTTAACGATTACTGATGCACTCTTCTCAGGTGATGTAAAACAACTTTCTGCTCGTCAAATCGAAGAAGGCTTTAAAAATATGCCAACAGCTTCAATTGGTAAAGAAGACATGAACATTATTGACTGGTTGATTGCAACCAAAATAGAACCATCAAAACGTCAAGCGCGTGAAGACGTGACAAATGGCGCTATCTCAATTAATGGAGAAAAAGTTCGTGACGTTGAATTTATTATTTCTAAAGAAAACTCTTTTGAAGAAAAATTTATTATTGTCCGTAAAGGTAAGAAAAAGTATACACTAATTAAGTTGGTTTAA